The following are from one region of the Streptomyces fradiae genome:
- a CDS encoding NAD(P)/FAD-dependent oxidoreductase — protein sequence MAPVAMRLAAQSLSDAQPVPFWLEDPGKPGALPALTGTERCDLLVVGGGYSGLWTALLAKERDPSRDVVLIEGREVGWAASGRNGGFCAASLTHGLGNGLARWPRELAKLERMGEANLDAIEAAVARYSLDCDFERSGEIDVATEPYQLDELHELYEEADGLGLAGGLELLDRDALRAEVDSPTFLGGLWDRRGVAMLHPAKLAWGLKRACRELGVRIFENTPALDLLPAGGGMAVRTPYGRVAARRVALGTNVFPSLVKRVRHYTVPVYDYALMTEPLSAEQLAAVGWKNRQGLGDSANQFHYFRITADHRILWGGYDAVYRFGGKVAAEMDHRPETYLKLAQHFFTCFPQLEGLRFSHAWGGAIDTCSRFSAFFGTAHQGKVAYAAGYTGLGVGATRFGADVMLDLLSGERTERTELDMVRSKPLPFPPEPIAWAGIGLTKWSLARADENGGRRNLWLKTMDKLGLGFDS from the coding sequence ATGGCCCCAGTCGCCATGCGTCTCGCTGCACAATCTCTCTCCGACGCCCAGCCCGTCCCCTTCTGGCTGGAAGACCCCGGCAAGCCCGGAGCCCTGCCCGCCCTCACCGGCACCGAGCGCTGCGACCTGCTCGTGGTGGGCGGCGGCTACAGCGGACTGTGGACCGCGCTCCTCGCCAAGGAGCGCGACCCCTCCCGGGACGTCGTACTCATCGAAGGCCGCGAGGTGGGCTGGGCCGCCTCGGGCCGCAACGGCGGCTTCTGCGCCGCCTCCCTCACCCACGGCCTCGGCAACGGGCTCGCCCGCTGGCCGCGGGAGCTCGCGAAGCTGGAGCGGATGGGCGAGGCCAACCTCGACGCCATCGAGGCCGCCGTCGCCCGCTACTCCCTGGACTGCGACTTCGAGCGCTCCGGCGAGATCGACGTGGCCACCGAGCCCTACCAGCTCGACGAGCTGCACGAGCTGTACGAGGAGGCCGACGGACTCGGTCTGGCCGGCGGCCTGGAGCTCCTGGACCGCGACGCGCTGCGCGCCGAGGTCGACTCGCCCACCTTCCTCGGCGGCCTGTGGGACCGCCGCGGAGTCGCCATGCTGCACCCTGCCAAGCTGGCCTGGGGCCTCAAGCGGGCCTGCCGCGAGCTCGGCGTGCGGATCTTCGAGAACACCCCGGCGCTCGACCTGCTGCCGGCCGGCGGCGGCATGGCGGTGCGCACCCCGTACGGCCGGGTCGCGGCCCGCCGGGTCGCGCTCGGCACCAATGTCTTCCCGTCCCTGGTCAAGCGGGTGCGGCACTACACCGTCCCGGTGTACGACTACGCGCTGATGACGGAGCCGCTGAGCGCCGAGCAGCTGGCCGCGGTCGGCTGGAAGAACCGGCAGGGCCTCGGCGACTCCGCCAACCAGTTCCACTACTTCCGGATCACCGCCGACCACCGCATCCTGTGGGGCGGTTACGACGCGGTCTACCGTTTCGGCGGCAAGGTGGCGGCCGAGATGGACCACCGCCCGGAGACCTATCTGAAGCTGGCCCAGCACTTCTTCACCTGCTTCCCGCAGCTGGAGGGCCTGCGCTTCAGCCATGCCTGGGGCGGGGCGATCGACACCTGCTCGCGCTTCTCGGCCTTCTTCGGCACGGCCCACCAGGGCAAGGTGGCGTACGCCGCCGGATACACCGGCCTCGGCGTGGGCGCGACCCGCTTCGGCGCCGACGTGATGCTGGACCTGCTGTCGGGGGAGCGCACCGAGCGGACCGAGCTCGACATGGTGCGGTCCAAGCCGCTGCCGTTCCCGCCGGAGCCGATCGCCTGGGCGGGCATCGGGCTGACCAAGTGGTCGCTCGCGCGCGCCGACGAGAACGGCGGCCGGCGGAACCTGTGGCTGAAGACGATGGACAAGCTGGGGCTCGGCTTCGACAGCTGA
- a CDS encoding NADAR family protein: protein MNDLESLKQQVRSGGRVKWLHFWGHRPHPDGRLSASCLSQWWPAPFVVDGVRYATAEHWMMAGKARLFDDPEAERAALAAASPAQAKKAGRLVRGFDEEVWRRERFGIVVAGSVHKFASDPALQAFLLGTGTRILVEASPVDRIWGIGLAADDPRAMDPDRWRGENLLGFALMEARERLR from the coding sequence ATGAACGATCTCGAATCCTTGAAACAGCAGGTCAGAAGCGGCGGACGGGTGAAGTGGCTGCACTTCTGGGGGCACCGGCCGCACCCCGACGGGCGTCTGTCGGCGAGCTGTCTGAGCCAGTGGTGGCCGGCGCCCTTCGTGGTGGACGGCGTGCGTTACGCGACCGCCGAGCACTGGATGATGGCCGGCAAGGCGCGGCTCTTCGACGACCCCGAGGCGGAACGGGCGGCGCTCGCGGCGGCCTCTCCGGCGCAGGCGAAGAAGGCGGGCCGGCTGGTCCGCGGCTTCGACGAGGAGGTGTGGCGGCGCGAGCGCTTCGGCATCGTCGTGGCGGGCAGCGTCCACAAGTTCGCCTCCGACCCGGCCCTGCAGGCCTTCCTGCTCGGCACCGGCACCCGGATCCTGGTGGAGGCCAGCCCGGTGGACCGGATCTGGGGCATCGGGCTCGCGGCGGACGACCCGCGCGCCATGGACCCGGACCGGTGGCGCGGCGAGAACCTGCTGGGCTTCGCGCTGATGGAGGCGCGCGAGCGGCTGCGGTGA
- a CDS encoding phosphatase PAP2 family protein has translation MRETPWAEPPQPRPHRAFAHTTGALGSGTPHRSDGRPPHTPRGARQPGPGDRPGTTPPVPGLSAVFWAIVVLSVATWQVLVGGPLARLDERLSRALVDTVPRGLSEAASDLGNMTVALPVLAAAMAYAVRRGRRLAALYAGLAMAAVPLLVIPLKEWTARPGPLEPWAHGYYPSGHTATALVAYFGAAFLVSRRLVPVAAVLTAVTGTGLVLRGFHWPLDVLASLCLGVLILRVSSTWQRSTGSTSRSSG, from the coding sequence ATGAGAGAAACACCCTGGGCGGAGCCTCCCCAGCCCCGTCCGCACCGTGCCTTCGCGCACACCACTGGAGCCCTGGGCTCCGGAACTCCTCACCGATCGGATGGCCGCCCGCCCCACACCCCCCGGGGCGCGCGGCAGCCCGGTCCAGGCGACCGCCCCGGAACCACCCCCCCTGTTCCGGGGCTGTCGGCTGTCTTCTGGGCGATCGTCGTTCTCTCCGTCGCCACCTGGCAGGTCCTGGTCGGCGGCCCGCTCGCCCGGCTGGACGAACGCCTCTCCCGCGCCCTGGTGGACACGGTCCCGCGCGGGCTGAGCGAAGCCGCCTCCGACCTCGGCAACATGACGGTCGCCCTCCCGGTCCTCGCCGCCGCCATGGCGTACGCCGTCCGGCGCGGCCGCCGGCTCGCGGCCCTGTACGCGGGCCTCGCGATGGCCGCCGTCCCCCTCCTGGTGATCCCCCTGAAGGAATGGACGGCCCGCCCCGGCCCCCTGGAGCCCTGGGCGCACGGCTACTACCCCTCCGGCCACACCGCCACGGCGCTGGTGGCGTACTTCGGCGCGGCCTTCCTGGTGTCCCGACGCCTGGTGCCCGTCGCCGCCGTGCTCACGGCGGTGACGGGCACCGGTCTGGTCCTGCGGGGCTTTCACTGGCCGCTGGACGTCCTGGCCAGTCTCTGCCTCGGGGTGCTGATCCTGCGGGTCAGCTCCACGTGGCAGCGCTCTACGGGAAGTACGAGTCGAAGTTCCGGCTGA
- a CDS encoding ABC transporter permease: MRWIRQHLVVIAGLLTLAYMILPNVVVMVFSFNKPNGRFNYAWQQFSLDAWKDPCGVADMCESLTLSLQIAAWATVGAVVLGTMIAFALVRYRFRARGAINSLIFLPMAMPEVVMAASLLTLFLNMGAELGFWTILIAHIMFCLSFVVTAVKARVMSMDPRLEEAARDLYAGPAQTFLRVTLPIAAPGIAAGALLAFALSFDDFIITNFNAGSTVTFPMFVWGSAQRGTPVQINVIGTAMFVIAVLVVVAGQIVTNRRKKTATA; this comes from the coding sequence ATGCGTTGGATCCGACAGCACCTCGTCGTCATCGCGGGCCTGCTGACGCTCGCGTACATGATCCTGCCGAACGTCGTGGTCATGGTCTTCTCGTTCAACAAGCCGAACGGGCGCTTCAACTACGCGTGGCAGCAGTTCTCGCTCGACGCCTGGAAGGACCCCTGCGGGGTCGCCGACATGTGCGAGTCGCTCACCCTCTCGCTGCAGATCGCCGCGTGGGCCACGGTCGGCGCGGTCGTGCTCGGCACGATGATCGCCTTCGCGCTGGTCCGCTACCGCTTCCGGGCGCGCGGCGCGATCAACTCGCTGATCTTCCTGCCGATGGCCATGCCCGAGGTCGTGATGGCCGCCTCGCTGCTCACCCTGTTCCTCAACATGGGCGCGGAGCTGGGCTTCTGGACGATTCTGATCGCCCACATCATGTTCTGTCTGTCGTTCGTCGTGACCGCCGTCAAGGCGCGCGTGATGTCCATGGACCCGCGTCTGGAGGAGGCCGCGCGCGACCTCTACGCGGGCCCGGCGCAGACCTTCCTGCGGGTGACCCTGCCGATCGCGGCGCCCGGCATCGCGGCCGGCGCGCTGCTCGCCTTCGCGCTGTCGTTCGACGACTTCATCATCACCAACTTCAACGCGGGCTCCACCGTCACCTTCCCCATGTTCGTCTGGGGCTCGGCGCAGCGCGGAACACCCGTTCAGATCAACGTCATCGGCACGGCGATGTTCGTCATCGCGGTACTGGTGGTCGTGGCCGGTCAGATCGTCACGAACCGGCGCAAGAAAACGGCAACAGCCTGA
- a CDS encoding ABC transporter permease, which produces MTATLIKEAPPAEEPVLRRPSTRKRLVPYWLLLPGILWLLVFFALPMVYQASTSVQTGSLEKGFEVTWHFQTYWDAFQEYWPQFVRSLLYAGTATLLCLLLGYPLAYLIAFKAGRWRNLLLVLVIAPFFTSFLIRTLAWKTILADDSLVVDALNTLHVLDVTSWLGWTEGSRVLATPMAVVCGLTYNFLPFMILPLYTSLERIDGRLHEAAQDLYASPATTFRKVTFPLSMPGVVSGTLLTFIPASGDYVNAELLGSTDTKMVGNVIQSQFLRVLDYPTAAALSFILMAIVLFMVTVYIRRAGTEDLV; this is translated from the coding sequence ATGACCGCGACCCTGATAAAGGAGGCGCCGCCGGCCGAGGAGCCGGTGCTGCGCAGGCCCTCCACCCGCAAGCGGCTGGTGCCCTACTGGCTGCTGCTGCCCGGCATCCTGTGGCTGCTCGTCTTCTTCGCGCTGCCGATGGTCTACCAGGCCTCCACCTCGGTGCAGACCGGCTCCCTGGAGAAGGGCTTCGAGGTCACCTGGCACTTCCAGACCTACTGGGACGCCTTCCAGGAGTACTGGCCGCAGTTCGTCCGCTCGCTGCTGTACGCCGGCACCGCGACCCTGCTGTGCCTGCTGCTCGGCTACCCCCTGGCGTACCTCATCGCCTTCAAGGCCGGCCGCTGGCGCAATCTGCTGCTCGTGCTCGTCATCGCGCCCTTCTTCACCAGCTTCCTGATCCGGACGCTGGCCTGGAAGACGATCCTCGCCGACGACAGCCTGGTGGTCGACGCGCTGAACACGCTGCACGTCCTCGACGTGACCAGCTGGCTGGGCTGGACCGAGGGCAGCCGGGTGCTCGCCACCCCGATGGCCGTGGTCTGCGGCCTCACGTACAACTTCCTGCCCTTCATGATCCTGCCCCTCTACACCTCCCTGGAGCGGATCGACGGGCGGCTCCACGAGGCCGCGCAGGACCTCTACGCCTCGCCCGCCACCACCTTCCGCAAGGTGACCTTCCCGCTGTCGATGCCCGGCGTCGTCTCCGGCACCCTGCTCACCTTCATCCCGGCCAGCGGCGACTACGTCAACGCCGAACTCCTCGGCTCCACCGACACCAAGATGGTCGGCAACGTCATCCAGTCGCAGTTCCTGCGCGTCCTGGACTACCCGACGGCCGCCGCCCTCTCCTTCATCCTCATGGCGATCGTGCTGTTCATGGTCACCGTCTACATCCGCCGGGCGGGAACGGAGGACCTGGTCTGA
- a CDS encoding PotD/PotF family extracellular solute-binding protein yields MEQYQSDSLSAAQTAAIRRSLTSGRGALSRRSMLRAGGVGALTLGGLAGLSACGIPPAKREGNGPASIDVSAKEKSVAFSNWTEYMDVSEDEKSRPTLDAFRKRTGITVKYTEDINDNVEFFGKIKPQLAAGQDTGRDLICVTDWLAARIIRLGWAQKLDPANLPNAYANLSPQFRRPDWDPGRSYSYPWTGISTVIAYNVKATGGKKVDSVTQLLDDPALKGRVGFLTEMRDSVGMTLLDMGKDPGHFTDADYDAAIGRLQKGVDKKQIRRFTGNDYTSDLDKGDLAACLAWAGDIIQLQADNPDIRYAIPSAGYITSTDNLLVPAQARHKTNAEKLIDYYYELPVAAQLAAYINYVCPVDGVKDELAKIDPELAANTLILPDKAMAAKSRAFRSLSSAEETAYEEKFAKLIGA; encoded by the coding sequence ATGGAGCAGTACCAGTCCGACAGCCTGTCGGCCGCGCAGACGGCGGCGATACGGCGCAGCCTCACCAGCGGCCGGGGCGCCCTCAGCCGCCGCTCGATGCTGCGCGCCGGCGGCGTCGGCGCGCTCACCCTCGGCGGCCTCGCCGGGCTGAGCGCCTGCGGCATCCCGCCGGCCAAGCGGGAGGGCAACGGTCCCGCGTCCATCGACGTGTCGGCCAAGGAGAAGAGCGTCGCCTTCTCCAACTGGACCGAGTACATGGACGTGAGCGAGGACGAGAAATCCCGCCCCACGCTGGACGCGTTCCGGAAGCGGACCGGGATCACGGTCAAATACACCGAGGACATCAACGACAACGTCGAGTTCTTCGGCAAGATCAAGCCGCAGCTCGCGGCCGGCCAGGACACCGGCCGTGACCTGATCTGCGTCACCGACTGGCTGGCCGCCCGGATCATCCGGCTCGGCTGGGCGCAGAAGCTGGACCCGGCCAACCTGCCGAACGCCTACGCCAACCTCTCCCCGCAGTTCCGCCGCCCCGACTGGGACCCGGGCCGCTCCTACTCGTACCCCTGGACCGGCATCTCCACCGTCATCGCCTACAACGTGAAGGCGACCGGCGGGAAGAAGGTCGACTCGGTCACCCAGCTGCTCGACGACCCCGCCCTCAAGGGCCGGGTCGGCTTCCTCACCGAGATGCGCGACTCGGTCGGCATGACCCTCCTCGACATGGGCAAGGACCCGGGCCACTTCACCGACGCCGACTACGACGCGGCGATCGGGCGCCTCCAGAAGGGCGTCGACAAGAAGCAGATCCGGCGCTTCACCGGCAACGACTACACCTCCGACCTCGACAAGGGCGACCTCGCGGCCTGTCTCGCCTGGGCCGGCGACATCATCCAGCTCCAGGCCGACAACCCGGACATCCGCTACGCCATTCCGTCCGCCGGCTACATCACGTCCACCGACAACCTGCTCGTCCCCGCGCAGGCCCGGCACAAGACGAACGCCGAGAAGCTCATCGACTACTACTACGAGCTCCCGGTCGCCGCCCAGCTCGCCGCGTACATCAACTACGTGTGCCCGGTCGACGGCGTGAAGGACGAACTCGCCAAGATCGACCCCGAGCTGGCCGCCAACACCCTGATCCTCCCGGACAAGGCGATGGCCGCGAAGTCCCGCGCCTTCCGCTCGCTCAGCAGCGCCGAGGAGACGGCGTACGAGGAGAAGTTCGCCAAGCTCATCGGCGCCTGA
- a CDS encoding chitinase produces the protein MARTRPLSLAVAGVLAAGGLVALTPLAQAADTELARNGGFESGLDGWSCTAGSGAVVSSPVHGGTKALQATPAGNDNAKCSQTVTVKPNSTYTLSGWVRGSYVYLGASGTGAATGDPYTWTQSAPDWQKLSTSFTTGASTTSVTLYTHGWYGTGAYVADDLSLLGPGGDPVQIPATPTGLTAGSATSSSVSLSWPAVANATSYKVYKDGALAGTVTGTSYTATGLAAATAYSFQISAANSAGESAKSAAVTATTTSGGGGGGGGGQLPAHALVGYLHASFANGSGYTRMADVPDSWDVINLAFGEPTSVTSGDIRFSLCPQTECPNVESLADFKAAIKAKQAAGKKVLISIGGQNGQVQLATTAARDTFVSSVSKIIDEYGLDGLDIDFEGHSLSLQTGDTDFRNPTSPVIVNLISAVKTLKAKYGTKFVLAMAPETFFVQLGYQYYGSGPWGGQDPRAGAYLPVIHALRDDLTLLHVQDYNSGSIMGLDNQYHSMGGADFHIAMTDMLLTGFPVAGNTDHVFPALRPDQVAIGLPASTQAGNGHTSPSEVNKALDCLTKKTNCGSYQTHGTWPGLRGLMTWSINWDRYNSWEFSRNFDSYFP, from the coding sequence GTGGCCCGCACCAGACCTCTCTCCCTCGCCGTGGCGGGCGTGCTCGCCGCCGGCGGCCTCGTGGCCCTGACCCCCCTCGCCCAGGCCGCCGACACCGAACTCGCCCGCAACGGAGGCTTCGAATCCGGCCTGGACGGCTGGAGCTGTACGGCCGGCAGCGGAGCCGTCGTCTCCTCACCCGTGCACGGCGGGACGAAGGCCCTGCAGGCCACCCCGGCCGGCAACGACAACGCCAAGTGCTCCCAGACCGTCACCGTGAAGCCCAACTCGACCTACACGCTCAGCGGCTGGGTGCGCGGCTCCTACGTCTACCTCGGCGCGTCCGGCACCGGCGCCGCCACCGGCGACCCGTACACCTGGACCCAGTCCGCGCCCGACTGGCAGAAGCTCTCCACCAGCTTCACCACCGGCGCGTCCACCACCTCCGTGACGCTGTACACCCACGGCTGGTACGGCACCGGGGCCTACGTCGCCGACGACCTGTCGCTGCTCGGCCCCGGCGGCGACCCGGTGCAGATACCGGCCACCCCGACCGGGCTCACCGCCGGGTCCGCGACCTCCAGTTCGGTGAGCCTGTCCTGGCCGGCCGTCGCCAACGCCACCTCGTACAAGGTCTACAAGGACGGCGCGCTCGCCGGGACGGTCACCGGCACCTCGTACACCGCCACCGGACTCGCGGCCGCCACCGCGTACAGCTTCCAGATCTCCGCCGCCAACAGCGCGGGCGAGTCGGCGAAGTCCGCCGCCGTCACCGCCACCACCACATCCGGAGGCGGCGGGGGAGGGGGCGGCGGGCAGCTGCCCGCGCACGCCCTCGTCGGCTATCTCCACGCCAGCTTCGCCAACGGCTCCGGCTACACCCGGATGGCCGACGTGCCCGACTCCTGGGACGTCATCAACCTGGCCTTCGGCGAGCCGACCTCGGTGACCTCCGGCGACATCCGGTTCAGCCTGTGCCCGCAGACCGAGTGCCCGAACGTGGAATCCCTCGCCGACTTCAAGGCCGCCATCAAGGCCAAGCAGGCCGCCGGCAAGAAGGTCCTCATCTCCATCGGCGGCCAGAACGGCCAGGTCCAGCTCGCCACCACCGCCGCCCGCGACACCTTCGTCTCCTCGGTCTCGAAGATCATCGACGAGTACGGCCTCGACGGCCTCGACATCGACTTCGAGGGCCACTCGCTCTCCCTGCAGACCGGCGACACCGACTTCCGCAACCCGACCAGCCCGGTCATCGTCAACCTGATCTCCGCGGTGAAGACCCTCAAGGCCAAGTACGGCACGAAGTTCGTGCTCGCCATGGCCCCGGAGACCTTCTTCGTGCAGCTCGGCTACCAGTACTACGGCTCCGGCCCCTGGGGTGGCCAGGACCCGCGCGCCGGCGCCTATCTGCCGGTCATCCACGCCCTGCGCGACGACCTCACCCTGCTGCACGTCCAGGACTACAACTCGGGCTCCATCATGGGCCTCGACAACCAGTACCACTCCATGGGCGGCGCCGACTTCCACATCGCCATGACCGACATGCTGCTCACCGGCTTCCCGGTGGCCGGCAACACCGACCACGTCTTCCCGGCCCTCCGCCCCGACCAGGTCGCCATCGGCCTGCCCGCCTCCACCCAGGCAGGCAACGGCCACACCAGCCCCTCCGAGGTGAACAAGGCCCTGGACTGCCTCACCAAGAAGACCAACTGCGGCAGCTACCAGACCCACGGGACCTGGCCCGGCCTGCGCGGCCTGATGACCTGGTCGATCAACTGGGACCGCTACAACAGCTGGGAGTTCAGCCGGAACTTCGACTCGTACTTCCCGTAG
- a CDS encoding ABC transporter ATP-binding protein encodes MTENTTGGDVRLAGISKSYGSFTAVHPLDLTIPQGSFFALLGASGCGKTTTLRMIAGLEDPTTGTVFLGDRDVTDLPPYKRPVNTVFQSYALFPHMDVFENVAFGLRRRGIASVKKQVDEMLELVQLGDKARHKPHQLSGGQQQRVAVARALINHPQVLLLDEPLGALDLKLRRQMQLELKRIQTEVGITFVHVTHDQEEAMTMADQVAVMNGGRVEQLGDPADLYENPQTTFVANFLGTSNLIEAEVAETGGDLLVTAGGGKLKVPGERCTAAVRVGGKVLVGVRPEKISLAHADDAGEIADGRNRVTGRIAESSFIGVSTQYVVNSPAGAELHVYEQNIERDTRLVPGAEVVLHWNPAHTFGLDAAQDIDAGVETVEDAA; translated from the coding sequence ATGACTGAGAACACCACCGGCGGCGACGTCCGTCTGGCCGGCATCAGCAAGTCCTACGGCTCCTTCACCGCCGTCCACCCGCTCGACCTGACCATCCCGCAGGGCTCCTTCTTCGCCCTGCTCGGCGCGTCCGGCTGCGGCAAGACGACCACGCTGCGGATGATCGCCGGCCTGGAGGACCCGACCACCGGCACCGTCTTCCTCGGCGACCGGGACGTCACCGACCTCCCCCCGTACAAGCGGCCGGTGAACACCGTCTTCCAGTCCTACGCGCTCTTCCCGCACATGGACGTCTTCGAGAACGTCGCCTTCGGTCTGCGCCGGCGCGGCATCGCGTCGGTCAAGAAGCAGGTCGACGAGATGCTGGAGCTCGTCCAGCTCGGCGACAAGGCCAGGCACAAGCCGCACCAGCTCTCCGGCGGCCAGCAGCAGCGCGTCGCCGTCGCCCGCGCGCTCATCAACCACCCGCAGGTGCTGCTCCTCGACGAGCCGCTCGGCGCCCTCGACCTCAAGCTGCGCCGCCAGATGCAGCTGGAGCTCAAGCGCATCCAGACCGAGGTCGGCATCACCTTCGTGCACGTCACCCACGACCAGGAGGAGGCCATGACGATGGCCGACCAGGTCGCGGTCATGAACGGCGGCCGGGTCGAGCAGCTCGGCGACCCCGCCGACCTGTACGAGAACCCGCAGACCACCTTCGTCGCCAACTTCCTCGGCACCTCCAACCTCATCGAGGCCGAGGTCGCCGAGACCGGCGGCGACCTCCTGGTCACCGCCGGCGGCGGCAAGCTCAAGGTGCCCGGCGAGCGCTGTACCGCCGCCGTCCGGGTGGGCGGCAAGGTCCTGGTCGGGGTGCGGCCCGAGAAGATCTCCCTGGCGCACGCCGACGACGCCGGTGAGATCGCCGACGGCCGCAACCGGGTCACCGGCCGGATCGCCGAGTCCTCCTTCATCGGCGTGTCGACCCAGTACGTGGTGAACTCGCCCGCCGGCGCCGAGCTGCACGTGTACGAGCAGAACATCGAGCGCGACACCCGCCTGGTGCCCGGCGCCGAGGTCGTCCTGCACTGGAACCCGGCGCACACCTTCGGCCTCGACGCGGCCCAGGACATCGACGCGGGCGTGGAGACGGTGGAGGACGCCGCATGA
- a CDS encoding gamma-aminobutyraldehyde dehydrogenase, whose amino-acid sequence MGNRFQASDRFADGAQYIGGRLRPGTSDTEHGVVDPATGETVLTYTLASADDVDAAVTAAAEAFPGWAGATPGERSDALHRFAGVLAERAEEFAQAESLQCGKPIKLTREFDVPGTVDNTAFFAGAARHLQGQSAGEYSGDHTSYVRREPIGVVGSIAPWNYPLQMAAWKILPAVAAGNTVVLKPAELTPLTSLMFAQAATEAGLPDGVINIVNGAGRVAGEHLVGHPGVAMTSFTGSTGVGKRVAEIATATVKRLHLELGGKAPFLVFDDADLEAAAHGAVAASLINSGQDCTAATRAYVQRPLFDAFVARVAELMETVRLGDPFDPSTDLGPLVSHAQRDRVAGFVERARAYATVVTGGEAPGGELKNGAYYRPTLITGAPQDSEVVQSEIFGPVLVALPFDGDDEGIRLANDTPYGLAASAWSRDVFRANRATREIKAGCVWVNDHIPIISEMPHGGYKASGFGKDMSAYSFEEYTQVKHVMYDNTAVAAKDWHRTIFGDRP is encoded by the coding sequence ATGGGCAACCGCTTCCAGGCGTCGGACCGCTTCGCGGACGGCGCGCAGTACATCGGCGGGCGGCTCCGCCCCGGCACCTCGGACACCGAGCACGGCGTCGTCGACCCGGCGACGGGGGAGACCGTCCTCACGTACACCCTCGCCTCGGCCGACGACGTCGACGCGGCCGTGACCGCCGCCGCCGAGGCCTTCCCCGGCTGGGCCGGCGCCACCCCCGGCGAGCGCTCCGACGCGCTGCACCGCTTCGCCGGAGTGCTCGCCGAGCGGGCCGAGGAGTTCGCGCAGGCCGAGTCCCTCCAGTGCGGCAAGCCCATCAAGCTGACCCGCGAGTTCGACGTGCCCGGCACCGTCGACAACACCGCCTTCTTCGCGGGCGCCGCCCGGCACCTCCAGGGCCAGTCGGCCGGCGAGTACTCCGGCGACCACACCTCGTACGTACGGCGCGAGCCGATCGGCGTCGTCGGCTCCATCGCCCCGTGGAACTACCCGCTGCAGATGGCCGCCTGGAAGATCCTGCCGGCCGTCGCCGCCGGCAACACCGTCGTCCTGAAGCCCGCCGAGCTGACCCCGCTGACCTCGCTGATGTTCGCCCAGGCGGCCACCGAGGCCGGCCTGCCCGACGGCGTGATCAACATCGTCAACGGCGCCGGACGGGTCGCCGGCGAGCACCTGGTCGGACACCCGGGCGTCGCCATGACCTCCTTCACCGGCTCCACCGGCGTCGGCAAGCGGGTCGCCGAGATCGCCACCGCCACCGTCAAGCGGCTCCACCTGGAGCTCGGCGGCAAGGCCCCGTTCCTGGTCTTCGACGACGCCGACCTGGAGGCCGCCGCGCACGGCGCCGTCGCCGCCTCCCTCATCAACAGCGGCCAGGACTGCACCGCCGCCACCCGCGCCTACGTCCAGCGGCCGCTGTTCGACGCCTTCGTCGCCCGGGTCGCCGAACTCATGGAGACGGTGCGCCTCGGCGACCCCTTCGACCCGTCGACCGACCTCGGCCCGCTCGTCAGCCACGCCCAGCGCGACCGGGTGGCCGGCTTCGTGGAGCGGGCCCGCGCCTACGCGACCGTCGTCACCGGCGGCGAAGCCCCTGGTGGCGAACTCAAGAACGGCGCATACTACCGACCCACCCTGATCACCGGCGCCCCGCAGGACAGCGAGGTCGTGCAGTCGGAGATCTTCGGGCCGGTCCTGGTGGCCCTGCCCTTCGACGGCGACGACGAGGGCATCCGGCTCGCCAACGACACCCCGTACGGCCTCGCCGCCTCCGCCTGGAGCCGCGACGTCTTCCGGGCGAACCGGGCCACCCGCGAGATCAAGGCCGGCTGCGTCTGGGTCAACGACCACATCCCGATCATCAGCGAGATGCCCCACGGCGGCTACAAGGCCTCGGGCTTCGGAAAGGACATGTCGGCCTACTCCTTCGAGGAGTACACGCAGGTCAAGCACGTCATGTACGACAACACGGCGGTGGCGGCCAAGGACTGGCACCGCACGATCTTCGGGGACCGTCCGTAA